ctagaattttttttttttgtaggttAATCACCTAGGATTTTTCATAGCCTATAGATTCAAGTTTATGGGCCTTATTTTTGTCTCAGTCATGTTTGCTTTGTTATTAGCAGTCATGGTCTATGCTTCttgttaatttgattaaataaacatGACAAGTTGAGCACCCTAACCCATCTATCCACCCAATTGGTGGGAAAGGAAATGGAACATCATCTACTTCtactgtgttttttttttttttttttcactggGAAGACAAAGCAATGATGATTGAGGTATACTGTTTCTTGCTATTGAGCATATGCTTAAGCATCATAAGTGGTATAGtaggaaaatattttgattaatgtcgTTTACTTAAATCTTGCAGTCTTGACATGTTTATTTGTAAATCATAGTCATTCTTGCATGATACATGGGCCAAATTCATGTGTAAAAAATTTGCCTGGCATGTGCAGATAGTTAAAGAAGGCGAGGAGCCAGAGCAATTCCTTAACCATCTCAACCATTTCTTACTTGAAAAGGCATACAACAGTGGCAACAAGTAAGATACAGTCTGGAAAGTTCCTTATTCTCCCAGAAGTCAGTTTGTGATATCTCTTAGCACCCTGGTAAGTGGTAAACTGTTAGAAAGGCTATTACATCTTAGTCAAAGTATTCAGGCATCCCAGGCGGTAGAAATTAACTGTAACTGCTTGCGTGATGTATCCAGACTTCAAGTTATTACTAGCCGTGTACATAAAAGAAGCCTGCTTACTCTATAGgaactaaaattcaataatGTCCTCTGGATAAGTGAATAAGATCATTTTTCTACcggtttttgtttctttgtccTGGCGAATCCAACACCAAAGGTGTTCTTAAGAATTTAATCCGTGTTATGGTGATTTGACTTCAAATATTGACACTCTTACAAGATACAGTGGTAGGcattatgcattttttttccCTGAATCTTTCCTTAATTTTGCATGTCGGGTAGCAAATGCTGGAAGGGTTTTCCCTGATAAATCGCACAAGCtatgatgaatatatatatgtatgtatgcatgtatgtatgtataggATCATGATGATTTTATCAGAGGTTCACTGGTAAGCGAGAGAACTTATTCCAGTCAAATTCCAAGTTTCACGAGCATTTTCAGAGGTAAATGACAAAAGCTGCTGTTCCACATTTCAGAAGTGAAAATGACATGGTAGACTGCTTTAATTTTCCCAGTTCCACGTTCTTGATGGTGGATTTCTTGTGCTAATACAAGttgaacaaaagaaaattggaTAAGGAAAAACGGGGCCTTCATGCAGCTCTTACTTTGAGTAGCacataatttcaacaaaattaagaagACCTCATTCTGTACAAAGCCTTCACTGGCTCAGATGACTTTTCCaaacaaaaactcaaaaacaaaattctaccatctaattttcaaaacttccCAAACCATAGTGTTCATTCGGGATCGTCATCTATTTCAAAACACCAGATTAAGGACATTTATATTCCACTTTGTGCTCTAAGAAAAGCCATGGTTGGACCTAGAGCACTGCTCCTGAGGGCCTTGTATGACCATCGGCTGCTCCTCGAGCCCTCTTTCAAACACTGATCAGCAACATGCGATAGTTCTGCCTTCTTTGCACACAAAGCCTGGTTAATTTCGTCCCATGCATTCAATTTGCCATTTCCTACCatgatgaaaattatataataatgaaaattcatTTAAGTTAATCATTAAGTATTTGTGATCTCGCAAATTAACCTGGGATGGGGGCAAGGGCTTTTTGACTGTTATTGTTGTCTCCCAAACTTGTTACAGCATCTTGGTCTCCCGCAcaaagtttttcattttctacaaaatagaaattaacaaatataatctCTGCTCTTTCAAATGAATTACGCAAATTCCATGATCTTAGCACCACATAAATAGACTAATTTGTAGCTTCAAACCAACCTGGGGCTGGAGCTGGGGCTGGAGCTGGGGCTGGGGCAGGGGCAGGGGCAGGTGCTTTTCCATTGTTATTGCAGTCCCTCAGATTTGCTACAGCATCTTGATTTGCCACGCGAACTTCATCAACTCCACCAGTGACTGATTTTGCACCATCCATGATGATGCGGACATCAACAAGTAGTGAAAAATCTATCTGGATTCGAAAAATTGTTTATCAGCTTTTCATGATCAGAAAAAAAATCACACCAAATTATAAAGAACCAGAAGGCACAGTTCACCCTTTGCAAGTATGAacaagaccaaaaaaaaaaacacacacacacacgggTAGTAAAcaccattttttgacaatttccTAAAATGTATACCATACATGATAGAGCATAGCCCCAAAATATCCTGTATTTTGGGAGGCAGGCTGCAGTTACAtcataaaatatctaaaacccaTTATTAACCTTGAGGTTCAACCACAAAACAATACCAACATCAAACGAACAAGTGTGACAATCATGTTTCAGGCCAGGCCAgtcatcaaattaaattagtatgtacacaaataaattacagaatttatcatttctttCTACAACAGTTGTCATAGGATAATCAAAGTAAATACATCATTGAACCATAGCAAATAAGATTAGACTTTTGTGATTACATTATGCATTTGCACATTGTCATGGCAAACAAAGAATCAACTTTCACGACCTACTCTGGTAGTTGTATGTGAATAGTTATCATAGATTCACGATCCATACAAGATTCCTGTTATGGTGACTAATAATCAGGTCCAATGGAAGATGTATGCATCATAGGCATGGACTTCAAGCCCCCATGCAAGCTTGAAACCTACTTTGCTGAACATGGAAGGAATGATAATGAAATAAAAGCAACAATAATGCATGATTACTTACTTGTAAAGACCCATCTTCTTCATAAAGGGATGTATCTGATAGTAGTGTGGATGCATCCTCATCTATCTTTTTCTCAAAAGTGAGTGGATATTCTGGGACAACTAATAGTGTAACCCTATTGGATTCAAGGTTATAACATGATATCTTCCCAACCTACAGGCAGAACAACATGGTTACATGTCATAAATTAGGatttatagattaattaaaacaaaaagcTGTACCCGAAAGGAAGTTGGCTCAGGGGTCCAAGACGATGATAGCTCAATCAAGCGATACGCAATTACATCACCTTCCTGCGGTGTGTTGAGaataaattaatgcataaaCCTCTGAGGAAGACAAATGGCGGGAAAATGTGGCTAAGAACATGTTAGGCAGAATGAGAAAATCCAAAACATATACAGGAGTTCTGGAAGTAGTATGAAAGGTAAGCTGCTGAATGgcttgaaaaaaatcaaatcccCTGTTTAACATTCATTCTTTTCTCCTCATTCCTCTTAATTAGAAAGAATGATCTACCCAAgccataataataaaaataggaGAGATACGCACCTTGGGCAAGCTAGTATAAGGTTTAAGCTTATTAAAATCCAAGTCCTTGGAATCATGCACAGATATCTCTTCCTCAGCAGTTGGCATTTTAGAACAATCTTGATTAAAAGTTTCATAATTATTCCGTTTTGAAGAAGCAGCTTTCTCTTTGCCCCACTTTTGACCCTTCTTCTTGCTGGTTACTCCATTCCATTGAAAAGTTTTGTGAAGTATGATATCAGGctatcattaaaaaaatcttgGACCAAATTAGAATATAGCACCAATTAATAATACGTGGATAACAAAGGTAAATCAATAAGtcataaaaacattttatcATAGAGCAGAAACAAAAATGACAACGAAAAGGTACCACTGAAACTTGATTTTGCGGCATAGTTTGTATGGCATCCACTGGATGAGATCAAAGACAAGATGTTAATAATGACATGCAGAATATGAGACTCTGATATCAGCAACTAAACTCAAATGCcagaaaaaattgacatttccaTCTCATCTCTTCTCCTCAGGTCCACAATGCATAAAAACAAAGattaagagagaaagagaaagcaTGGGACCTTTTCTTAGGGGCGTAAAACGAATATGTCCTGGCCTTACAACTACAGGAACAACATCATCATCCACATCACTATTAGGATCTGTTTGTTGATGTTCTTCAGACAAGTTTTTATTATCTCGGCCATATGAATTCGTATCTGGCTGTTGACATTCATCGGAGagtttcaaatcatatttatcGGGCGATTTCTGACTACCTTTTGTGTGTAATTGCTTCTGATGCTGTTGAAAAATATTGATACAATCAGATTATTTGATTTTACCTCTCCTTTTTTTGAGAgtgtgtgtgcatgtgtgtAGAACATATAAATTGTAATTGATACAGAAGCATTATCCTACAAAACACCAAGTACctctatctttttatttttggctTGTTCCCTCAACCATTGCCTCTTAGCCTTTTTACGTCGAGCACTTCTACTTGGGAACTGACCATAAAAGTGAATTTCAGGATTTAAAATCATAGTTGTCATTCAAAGAGAGAATGTGATAACCAAGCCAAATTATGTTGATGAAGACAAATTCATAATGACGTAAAAGACACACCAAGATAATGTTCCCTAATTCAAGTTCTGTGACAATATATTCACCGGAGTCTAAAAGTGCAGAAAATggattaatatgattaaaaatgaaTCTTCTAAATAGCTAATATCTGCTTCCATTCATTCCCAACAAAGAAACTAGCTAAAAAAGCTGTTGATTTCTGTGGTCATCAGATTGATAAGGGATCATGTGTGAAagtaatgaaatttgaaaaaaattagtaaaataatccaataaattttttagttgcAATGAAATCTTATTTCATCCCAACTGGGTGTTCATTGCTCAGGATGAGTGGAATTTTGGGCTGTCATATATAATTAGGTCATTTCACGATGtgaaataaacaaattacaCACATGTACCAAAAGAAGACTATGGGAATGATTTCAGACCTTTGCACTGCAATCGACAAGAAGCTTCCAATTTCAGACATAATGAAAGTCCGGCAGCAATTCAACTACTGCATATagttttgaaaaaacaaaaaaagcaaTTTTGAAACTTGATAGACCTCCAATCACAAGAGTCTATTAAAGTGGGGGCAGCAGGAGAATTTGGCTGGAAAGATAGGAAGATAGCTCATTTTGAAAGGTGCTGCTAGGCTTATAAATAGAGAGGAAACAGCTGAGTAAATAATCAAGGAATTACACAGGGTTTTCAAGGGTTATTTGGAGGCTAGCAGCCTTCCAGGAGCACAACAGATCTGAATTCCAGGTATCCATCAAAACTACAGAAGAATAGAAGTTTGAATTGTGCTCAATAAAATATTGACCAACACATTGGTTTCAGCCAACAAAATGCGTACTCAACTCGTCAAAGCCACATCCCAGCAAAATTTGTGGAAGAAAAAACTCTAAAAGCCATGCAAATTGGAGTTTCATATCTTAGTTGAAGATGCAGATATCTGacattcaaaatcattttagTAATCATAAGTTTGTGACAACAATGCAGAGGCCAAATAAAGCTCTTTATATCCTGAGACTGCTAAAGCTCAAAATCAGGACAATCATATCACATGCAAAAGAAATCCACCCCAGAATTAAAGACTCCAAAGTAAAAGCTACAACTCCTGAATAGATGTATGATTAGAAAAGACCTTTTTCGTTCCATCAGGAGTAGAGGATACATCAGCACTCCCTTTGCCATTTTCTTGAAGTTCACTGGCCCtggaaaaacaaaacaagaaatcaAAGATAAGCGTTTTGTAAGTTGGAGAGACACAAAAGAAGTGAAGATACTGTAAGCCATTAGATACATCCACATACCATGACCAACTCTTCAATTACGTGTACAAGATAATCAATGGATACGCAAATTGTAAATAAGCACGTGTTGGGGTATTAAAAAGGCTTAGACCTTGGAATTTCTAATGTATAGAATGTACAAACCCAACAGTTTATTCGCCTGTTTGTGCGGTTGTGAAAGTCTGGTGAAAATTAGGTATAGTCAAGCTAAAAACCAAGGAACtgaaaaaagcaactaaagaaaaactGATCATTTATAGAGGCAAGCATGTAAGGATGAGAGCATATTTGAGTTCAGTGAATTGACCAAAGGagtcaagaaaaataaaacaaaataaaagcaataaGAAATCAAACTCCTGAATATCAAAGCTACAGAATTACCTCTTAGCATTGATGTCATCAATTCCAGGGGTGCTCAATTTCTCTGTTTTTCTCTGCATATTATCCTTGTTGACGAGACTATCACAGAGAACATCATTCTCAAGATCCCCAAGGGCAACCGGACACTCATCAGCAGCAGCAAGTTTACTCTTCTTCCTCCTTAAATGCAGTAAGGAGATATGTGATTTACAGACCAAGCAACAATCAAAAGACACACACAACTAGATGCAAgcggtttaaaaaaaaaaaaaatctacaaatGAAAAAGCAGATTATCCATCCAAAGGCCAGCCAATATCAAATACACAACAAAGGATTGAAACATACTCGGAACCCTGAAGTTTCTCTGATGCCTTTCTCTTTTTGCAAACTTTGTCGACATCAGGTGCACCTTCCAACTCAATTACATCCAAAGAATTGTCATGTTCACCCTCTTCTGATTGACTTCGATAACCCCCAGTTACGTTTTGAAATGCCTCAATGGTGAGAAGCTTCACACCCCCAAGCGCGGGTTGCTCCAAAGAATTCACCCCATTGTACAACTCAATGGTTGCAGAGGGTGGACCCACTTTCTTTCTCACACTGTTGCCGaggaatgaataaaaaaataaaatattttcctcACACAAATGAAAAATCGAAAGAAAATGCACCGGAGAAACAAACCAGATGATATCATTATCCTTCAAAATCGAAGTAGACTCAAAAGGCGGCAAAACAAAGCCATCCATctgcaaaagaaaataaaacaaaaagcataagaaagaagaaaatgaaaaacgaAAAGGGGAAAGTGAGGAGAGATTACAGAGAGAATAAGGCCATGAGGAGAAGAATGTTGCAGATGGAAAATGCGAAGGAGATAATCGGAGAGATGAGAGATGGTTTTGTAAAGTTTAGGTTTAATGAGAATCCAGCATTTCTTCAGTCCTTGTTTCTTCTGTGATTTTCTCAGAATCCGAGAACCCTCGAATACTAAGCGCAACCTCACTTTCTCCTTCACCATTACCCTCTACTAAAACCCTCTTCCCTTTCTCCACTtctttatatacatacattatttttttattaattattttaacataattttattttactttgattactagtttgaactttttttattcttatcatCGAATAATAGGAAAAATTTGAAGTATTtatgtttatatcattttattcagaGTAACACAAATAactttaaatgatttaaaattataatagattCATAACTCGTTTTTgacacacttttttttttatgaaaagtatcttaaaaaaattttaaaagttggtaagaatttcattaaaaacaaatatataaacagatatagaaatgacaaatataaaaaaacagagataaaatatgaaaaatatatgttgaaatatcatagaaagatgaaaactgaaatttaaaatttacacgttgaaatactttagaatgtcaaaaactaaaaaattgttcgaaaatctgaaaatatgagTCGACGTATCCTAAgctgaaaaatattgaaaaacgaaattgaaattcgaactctacatattaaaataacctagaatttcataaaccaaaaatcgctgaaaaatatgaaaagtacgAGTCGAAATATCgcaaaataataagaatatagaaattcaacaaaattttaaaactatacatccaaaaatcttaaaataacaaaaattaaaaaaacaaaacttaaattcaaattctatacgttgaaataccctagaatgtcaacaataaaaaaatcactcgaaaatctgaaaagtacaaatcgatatatcctcaaatgataaaaatcgaaaaaatgaaactgaaattgaaattctatacgttgaaatactctagaatgtcaataataaaaaaatcactcagaaaatctgaaaagtatgagtcgatatactctaaaatgataaaaatagaaaaaacggaactgaaattcaaattttatacgttgaaatatcctaaaatgccaacaatcaaaaaatcgctcagaaatctaaaaaataagagtttatatatcttaaaataaccaaaaataaaaaaaagatctgaatttcgaaaactaaacattgaaatagcTTAGAAATGGAAAATCGAAATATCGAATCGAAATTAGAAAACTACATAAGAAAACGCCAgcagaaaacacaaaaaaataaaacagacatgaaattcaaaaatgacACATCCAAGAATCCTAAATCAAGAAAAAGggatatgaaattcgaaaatgaACGTTAAATTAGCTTAGTATAACAAAATACagaaaatttatctaaaatttgataattatatcgtaaaacatgcttaaaaaagcacaaaaataaacaaaacggatgttaaattcgaaaaatacatatcaaaaaccctaaattagaaaaaacggatataaaattcaaaaactacacgttaaaaaaccctaagtgtgaaaaatatcaatttaccccttataatttttttacactcatacaggtccaatatttttcctttgccttcttattatttttctaatctcCTAAAAGTCAATTTCTCCCAACCCCCCAGATTCCCCGCCTTTCACAGATAACCCCAggtttttgtaaattttcttaCAAACCCCCGTGGATTTCCCCCTCTTTTTCATggccctaatattttgaaaaagttaaaatttctcCCATCCCACGGGCGATCGTTCCTACTCATGGGAGATATAATTCGGTTAGTGGGATCTACTATTCCCTCATACCTGATCTCCGGTCAATCTAACCCATTTTCTAGTAAAGAATTGTCATTTTAGCCGTCAATTTCAgcacaaatcaaatttacacatcctataacacaaaatccctcttgaattgattcaaacaagagtatgaatgatgtactaaccttcttttccattttcggtcagcgaaaaatatgaaaagtcaatggaaaagacaaaaaattttgtgcCTGTGAAAGACCCGtgtttttttttgaatttcaatagtGAATCCGTAGAAAATGTGAGGAgagatatgtaaaatttttggtttatatataaggacaatttggttatttcacaaaaaaatgCATTTTCACATAATCCTTAGAGGTTTGGGCAATTTTACTTAGCCCCCTTAGTtttaggtatttaatttaattttcattgatttattaattttacaaaaaaaaattataatgagagAATATTTCTCACAATAATCTTTCGTTTCAGAAGTCAACTAGGAACATCAGGagttaattaccaaaaaattaCCACTCAAGTTTAGATTTATTTTGTGTTAATATTGTTCACCTTATTTCTAAACTCAAttcattactaaaaaaatataattaataataaattaatatctaatcatatgataatatatgatatttattttaaatatatataatattatttttttaatattttatcctaaCACACTATTGTTTTTTTCAgctaaataaaacaaaagacgacatatcaataaaaaataatgttatatacactttttatatactatttatggcatgtcattaatttttaattcaaaatcatttaatcgaTACCATTTTCATCggtattcattataaatacacatattgATTGGTAAAACGTCTTCATTGTTTTCATAGTCTTAGTATTTAAGTTCCTACCGTTCTTCAATATTCTTGCTATGAGAAATTGGTTCAACTTGTTTTACTTTGTAATGTGATTGTCAGTTTCTGTTTACCAATTAGATGGTGTAGTAATGTTGATTTAAAGACAAATATGTAGATCACAATTTGAATGCATCAAATttctctttgaaaatttggaaacaaACTCTTCATCAACTGTTCTTTCACTCTGTAGTAATTTCTCCCAAGGGCATTCACCAAAGCATGATAATCTCGAATTTGAGAAAGTACCCAACTGTAACATCCAAGgctaaattcgaatcaaatcaaatttaaactcaattcgatttacatataataaaacacAAGCTTGAGCCCGTCAAACTCATTGCAGCTAAACTTAAACTTGACTCAATTTAAGTTCGATCTTTTaactaatttgttattaaaacgatatcattttaatatatattaatcaaaataatgttgttttgtattaaaatttttaattcgcAAACTTGACaaacaagctcgagctcaaaacTCAAGCTAATTTAAACATGTTTAAGATTAACTCGTTTTAGAGCCATTCGAACCAAACTCAACCTCGTTTTTAAATCCAGCCATAGTCACAtcacaaaatttttcaactcTCATTGATTCCCATATGAACACGGCGGAATTCATTTCTGTTCATTATAACGTAGGAGCTGCGTATCACTTGCATGACAAtaagataatctattttttggtTATCCTGCGTATCATTTTTTGGTTAGGTACGATAATCTATTCAAGACTTGAGTCCTGAACTTACGGACAACAACACCAAAAACTTGCAGAATTCCTGAGGTTATCCTGGGGAGACTACTTTCATGTTTCTCATCCAAAGCATTCAAGCATCAAGtctcaaaaagaaattaattcattcaaatgtAAAAGAAAGTAACTCAATTgagtatttataatgaatacaGAGGCAATGAAAGTTGCCAAGTCGATGGATCTGCATAACCTTGGACGAATAAGATATGGAAAACGACTGCAACTAACAGCACCTTATAAAACACCTGTTCATCAATGAATTAATTCAAGAGTTCTTCTCATAGACCCCTGCAATATTCAGATGAAGATATCAGTGAATATGAGCAGGAAAATACCAATTTATCAGATGATTCGATGAAACCATAGAAATGAAGAAATGGGTTTCTCATGAAAggcaaaagaaaagaagaaacacatTTCCAGTAACTGGAAGGCCAAAGACAGGCTAAATGCGAGATACATTTTTACCGAGCTGGTTAACAAActtcataaaaatcaaacagTTTTCTCTCACACTAAAGAAGTGGCAAGTTAGAATCAAAGATCTAGGCAGCATCCTGGACTTATACAACGGATTTTTTGATTTCACGAATGCTAACACAACTGACTTTTATAGGAGCTGTTTAACTATACTAGCCTGtcataaacttaaaaaagaaaaagctctATTTATGTAGTGCCAGTTCATTTGTTCTTCTGGAGACTCATAAAAATACAACCAAAAACTTCATCATATAACTTTTTAGATGAAACCActgatttttttctctcttgcctcttttgggttttttttttttttttttgttttcctgtGTTGTGTGAGTGTTCTTTGTGTGCAGGTTGTGAGTTTGTGTCATAGGACGTTTACCCTCATGGCTTCATCAATATCATAACCAATAAAATCAGTTTTTTTCCTCTGGTTTTGCAATTCTTTTCCTTTAGAGTGCACATTTTTCT
This sequence is a window from Mangifera indica cultivar Alphonso chromosome 5, CATAS_Mindica_2.1, whole genome shotgun sequence. Protein-coding genes within it:
- the LOC123216018 gene encoding coilin isoform X2, which encodes MVKEKVRLRLVFEGSRILRKSQKKQGLKKCWILIKPKLYKTISHLSDYLLRIFHLQHSSPHGLILSMDGFVLPPFESTSILKDNDIICVRKKVGPPSATIELYNGVNSLEQPALGGVKLLTIEAFQNVTGGYRSQSEEGEHDNSLDVIELEGAPDVDKVCKKRKASEKLQGSERRKKSKLAAADECPVALGDLENDVLCDSLVNKDNMQRKTEKLSTPGIDDINAKRASELQENGKGSADVSSTPDGTKKFPSRSARRKKAKRQWLREQAKNKKIEHQKQLHTKGSQKSPDKYDLKLSDECQQPDTNSYGRDNKNLSEEHQQTDPNSDVDDDVVPVVVRPGHIRFTPLRKVDAIQTMPQNQVSVPDIILHKTFQWNGVTSKKKGQKWGKEKAASSKRNNYETFNQDCSKMPTAEEEISVHDSKDLDFNKLKPYTSLPKEGDVIAYRLIELSSSWTPEPTSFRVGKISCYNLESNRVTLLVVPEYPLTFEKKIDEDASTLLSDTSLYEEDGSLQIDFSLLVDVRIIMDGAKSVTGGVDEVRVANQDAVANLRDCNNNGKAPAPAPAPAPAPAPENEKLCAGDQDAVTSLGDNNNSQKALAPIPGNGKLNAWDEINQALCAKKAELSHVADQCLKEGSRSSRWSYKALRSSALGPTMAFLRAQSGI
- the LOC123216018 gene encoding coilin isoform X1, yielding MVKEKVRLRLVFEGSRILRKSQKKQGLKKCWILIKPKLYKTISHLSDYLLRIFHLQHSSPHGLILSMDGFVLPPFESTSILKDNDIICVRKKVGPPSATIELYNGVNSLEQPALGGVKLLTIEAFQNVTGGYRSQSEEGEHDNSLDVIELEGAPDVDKVCKKRKASEKLQGSERKKSKLAAADECPVALGDLENDVLCDSLVNKDNMQRKTEKLSTPGIDDINAKRASELQENGKGSADVSSTPDGTKKFPSRSARRKKAKRQWLREQAKNKKIEHQKQLHTKGSQKSPDKYDLKLSDECQQPDTNSYGRDNKNLSEEHQQTDPNSDVDDDVVPVVVRPGHIRFTPLRKVDAIQTMPQNQVSVPDIILHKTFQWNGVTSKKKGQKWGKEKAASSKRNNYETFNQDCSKMPTAEEEISVHDSKDLDFNKLKPYTSLPKEGDVIAYRLIELSSSWTPEPTSFRVGKISCYNLESNRVTLLVVPEYPLTFEKKIDEDASTLLSDTSLYEEDGSLQIDFSLLVDVRIIMDGAKSVTGGVDEVRVANQDAVANLRDCNNNGKAPAPAPAPAPAPAPAPAPENEKLCAGDQDAVTSLGDNNNSQKALAPIPGNGKLNAWDEINQALCAKKAELSHVADQCLKEGSRSSRWSYKALRSSALGPTMAFLRAQSGI